The Peromyscus leucopus breed LL Stock chromosome 10, UCI_PerLeu_2.1, whole genome shotgun sequence genome segment tgttaactgaagtatgccAACCCAGGACATATTTTTTgtgcttaaacaaacaaacaaacaaaccttgagAAAGGCTCAGGACCACACTGGGATTCTGAGCACCCTGTGTAGTCCCaggctggctaataaagactttctattagcttaaacccatgtccaggcagtcttctctggtgaataccccataacacaagtacatatacacacacaaaaatcaaacaaacaaacaaaaacaaaccaaaaaaaaacaccccccaaaagaaaaacacaacaatCCTACAATGAAGTCACAGTAATAAATATGACTACAATGCAGCTTACATTCAGGACTACGTTGTTTGTGTAAGAGCACTTAATCAGATGGCCTGGTGGTGCAACTGTTTgcgaggctgaagcaggtggaatacaagttcaagggcagcctgggaaaCTTCAGCAATAACttgtcttcaaaattaaaaatataggaaAGGTTGGGCAGATAGCTTAGCGGTAGAGTGCTTACTTCGTGTGTACGTAAGTGCTTGGGCACAGGCACACGTCATGTCATCGGAGCTGCCCTTTCCAAACCTAGTGCACTGACAGTCTCAGATTAAAGTCATACAACGAAGAGGTTTCGGGAAACTGAGTGTTTAACGCAGATAGGGAAATGGGTAACTGCAGCCAGAAAGGATGGCTTCTGCCACGGATGGAGGCCTCTTTCCAAAGAACCAAGGCCACCTGTGGACCACTTGGAATCCTGCACAAGTCAGTAACTtgccttcttccctccttcctctctccctttttagCACAGGCTGTCCCTGTATAGTCTGTAGTGGTGCTGGAGGTCAAACCCAGAGGATATGCTAGCCAAGCGCTCTACTGACTGAGGGAGAGCCTGACTGCCATCTTCAAAAAACCTCATCTCCTAGACTCCCCAACTTGGTGTCCCTGGCCCTTGCCTTGATGCTCAGCAAGACCCCCCTCAACCTGTGGGCCCTCACAATCTTGTGCTCCATGGACATGTACGTATTCCCACTCAACCACACCCCCACAGCCGCACCTCCTCACAGTCCTGCCCCTGGGCCACTCCCTGTGGGTCCTGCAGATTGAGCTCCCGTTGTCCGATGTGGGAGCAggggcctttacctgctgagctagctTATCAGGCCCTATTTATTTTTGTACACACACTTgaatgtgcatgcttgtgtgtgtgtgtgtgtgtgtgtgtgtgtgtgtgtgtgtgtgtgtgtgtgacagacgccatcttttaaaaagattgattgattgatttttatgtgtatgaatgttttgcctgcttgtgtatatgtgcatcatgtgtatgtCTGCAGAGGTCAAGAGAGgatgctggattccctggaactagagttacaggtggttttgaacaGCCTTTTGGGTTCTGAGatctgaaccccagtcctctacaagagcagtacgtgctcttaaccactgagccattgctctagtagactcaattttttttgtatgatAAGATCTTTTACCCCAgtctttgcctcctcagtgctgggattacaagtgtgcacctgTGAGGAATAATATCTGctggttcatttttaaaagtgccAGAAGTCAGTCCGGGAGTGGTGACTCACTACATcacttaattccagcactggggaggcagaggctggtggatctctgtgagttccaggacagccagggaggttacacagagaaatcctgtcttgaaaaaacaacaacaaaaaagtgtcaGGAATCAGCTTCGGTTCAcctacaaatgaacagaaaacactAGACCCTTGCTAATGCCGGCTGGCCCAACTATCCCCCCTTCCCTGCTGGTCTAACTGCTCCCCCAACTCTACTAAGTTATCCCACCCTGCCAAACTAAAAGTTAAGAGTAGAAAATTATGGTCAAACTTGCCAGCAAGGCCATGTGTctgataagttttaaaataaacaggATGTAAAATGTAGAAAAGAACCCTGTGGACGACAACTTCTGGGAAGAAGCTGCATCTGGCGGTGAAGGAAAACTGAAAGGAATCTGTCTGCAGAGACCCACTTGCTGATTAGAATTTCCGCACTGTGGAGAGACTGGAACATTGCAGGCCCAGAGGCTGAGGACTTTATCTTGGACTGAGTTCCAGTCCTCTGGAACAGGCATTCCTTGCCCCTCTGTATCAAAACTAACATCTTGTGACAATAGATAAAACCCCTTTTAGAAACCACTGATTTACAGGCCACTAGCATCCAAAAGCTAAGGATGCCACCAGATAGCATCTTGAGCCGATAGGACAGCTTTCCTGTCTTGAGTATCTTCCTCTCTGATGTAGCCACGAACTGGTGCAGCCACCAATGTACTGTAAACTTGCTTTGATTTATGGCTTTCTCTGCTCTGTAAAACTACAAAAACTCCAGGAAACTGCTTCCTGTTgcaacatggaatttggggtaacctgaATTTATGCTTCCTGGCCATAGTCAGTCAAGATgcctccagaataaactatttcttattcCCCTTGAGGTGAGTAAGAGCTGTGGTTTTTGCTTCAACAACCCATACATGATTTTTGTGGGAAAAATGGACCAGCAAATGACAGGGGGAAAATAAGACCCAGGTGACATGTAAGAGTGTTCCCTCCCGATTATtcaaaaagagggaggaaaggtcATTCATtagagttttattattattttatgtgtacgggaGTTTTGTCCgcatatatgcctgcacaccGCAGAGGGCAGAGAAGGCATGGGGTCAGATGGAACCGAagttacagagagctgtgagttgctatgtgggtgctgggaattgaacctgggacccagccagtgcccttaacctctgagctacctctccagcccacgCTGGCATTTTATAAGGACTGTTCTCTGCTTCAACCAGCCTACCGGCTATCCTATCCAGGGACTTTGCAAGTCATGAAATAAACTCTGAGTGTCCAGTGCTCTTATTATGAAATGAGCTTGCTTTTACTATGAAGTAGAGACAGTGCCACAGTGtagggctggcctcaaatgcctgtctcagtctcctgagtgctaggattacaagcatatacTACCACACCTGTCCATAAAAAAATGATTACAGTGTAATTGATAAGCAcgttattttactttaaattcttctgttaaAATGCACACAACCTACACTCACATTATAACCACTGGGGCATGCTGTTCAGTGGCCTTAAGTGCATACACCCTGTACCGTCTGTCCATCCATGCCCAGAACACTTGTCTTCCCCAAACTGGAACTGTTCCCATTAAACACTAACTACCCAGCACCGCTCCTGGCTCTGGGACACCCCTTCCCCCCACTTCTATGAAATGACCGCTCCTGCTCTGAGAAACCTGGGGTGAAATTCATATAGTGCACATGGCATTGCGGAAGTGTAAACTCTGTGGTTGTGAGTTCACCGACAGACACCACCTCTCTCAAGTTTCAGAACTTTTGAGCCATCCAGGAAAAGCATCCAGCATCCACTCACTTCACATTCCATCTCTTCTCCTCTGGCAGCCACAGACCTGCTGTCTGTCTCTAAGATGACCAGGCGCATTACAGAATACCACAGACTGGGCCCTTTAAACAACTGGCATATTTCTCACAGTCTCCGCACCGGAAGTCGACGGCAGAGCTGgtttctccccatccctctcttcttggagagtttggagttttccctCGGCGTTCGCCCTCTTAGAAGGCACCGTTCGTATGGGACCTGGGTCCCACTTCCACCTTCTCCAATTTCCTCCTTAGAGTGTATTTTCACATTTAGTTAGGGTCTTCATGTATGAATTTGGGAGAGAAACTCGGTACAGGCCACCACTTTAGACCCTGGGGTTGAGCTTACTGGCAGAGCCCTTGGCTTggtctcagcccccccccccagtgtggcCTTCTGCTTTAACTCTGCTCGCCATTATCTTAAGGTTCATCGGGTTGTGTGAGTGCGagctccttcattcctttctataGCTGAGTGCTGTCATGTTCTGAGACGTGTCCATCCGCTCACCCGCTGACTGCCATCTGGCTTGTTTCCACCCTCGGGTTGTTATGAAAACTGTTGCTATAAACATGTATGTGTACGTTTCTAGTTTTGAAGAAGGCGACATCAAGCTTTCCTTTTatgctttttcctttctgtttgaaGACCTTATTTCCTGCCCTGAGACAACAAAAAAATGTTCCTTTATCTTCTCCAAAGTATTtactgcttcctcctccccagccaTCTGGAAGAGACTTGAGTGTGTCGGAGGCAGGGGTCTAGCTACAGCTTCCCTGGGTGTGTGGCCCGCTCTCCTGGCTCTGCACACTGGATTTTCACGCTCTGCTCGGTGGTGTCCCCTCTGCACAGTCCCCCCCCATGTCTGTCCTCTTAGACCCTCACGCTGCTCTGCTGGCCCCGTCACTGGGCCAACACCACACTGGCAGTTACTACCAACTGCCTTACCCAGGAAACCCCCAAGTCAGCCTCCATGCTTCAGTGGCTCCTAGTTGGCTTAAAGGTCACTGTTCTGGAGGTCAGGCATCTGGACAGAACGGTGAGTCTTCTCCCAGCTCTGCTGCAGATGGTCCCTCCGCCCTGTGGTTGAGGTAACGGTGGCCTCAGACActcctgtttctgctcttctctggcCACAGGCATTGGAGATGGTCTGCATCTCTGCTGTCATGCGGGATCTGTCCGCTTTGCTGTCTTAGCCTTGCATCAGATCCGAGTCGGCTCTGCACCTAGATACACTGACCACTGAGAAACCTTTAGTCCAAACTGTAATACATGGTTAACTTGACCTAGACTTGACcaatctttctctttccccttccagaCGAAAGACACCTACAGCCAGCATGACTGGGAACACCAGACCCAAACGGGAGTGAAAAGAGGTGTCCTAAGATCCGTGGAAGATTatcttctctctttgctttctttgcgTGCACCTTCCGAGATGTGTCCAAAGCTGACGTCAGAGTCTTCATCCATCACTCCGTTTTACTCACTGAAGCAAGGTCTGTCAGTTGAAGCCAGAGTTCTCCAGGAAGGCCGGTCTagttagccagcttgctctagagATTCCCGTCTCTGCTGTCCatgcactggaattacaggcaggccaccatgcccatctgACATTTTACAAGGGTTCTGGGGAGCAAACCCCAGTCCTCACGCTTGCATGACTGAATCATCACctagctctttctttcttttcttccttcctttcctttctttcatgtgTCCGGGGCTGGTCTCGTACTTGAcaatgtagccaagaatgaccttgaatttctgatgctCCCGCTTTTACCTCTTGAGTAGCTTCTGAGGTGCTGAGGGGGGAACCCAGAGTTTCATGCCTGCTGGATAAGgactctgcctgctgagccaccccGCTAGCCTATGTCCTGGAATTCCTGAAGAGATTTCTATTGGTTCTACTGACTGGCGGGGCCAGCTTGGACAATTGCAATACCAGTTCTgcaattcttgtttttaaatgcattttgataTGACTTTATGCAAACTTTTCACATATTGAAATTGTTGCTGGtcgtggtggcatacacctataacctgagcttggttcccacatccacactgggcagttcacaacctcctgtaactccagctccaggggatccgatacctACTCTGAACTCTGTGGGTACACAAGCATGACTAGCCATACACTTAAATaaacctacatacacatacataaaggtaaacaaatcttaaaaaaaaaatttctagttACCATTTGTACTGGAGTACCCTTCCAAAATTCATGTTTACTCAAAGCTCAAGATGTGACCTTTTTGAAAATAGGGTCTTTGCAACTCAATCAGTTGCAAGTGGGTTACAGTGGGCAACTTAATCAGTTGCAAGTGGGTCTTTGTAACTCAATCAGTTGCAAGTGGGTTACGGTGGGCCATAAGTCCAGTGACTGGTGTCCTTCGAGGCCATGTGAAGACGGAGACTGATGAGGGAGGCAGACAGAGTCACAAAAGGGAAGCCAAGGCCTGCCTGTGCCGGGATGGGGAAAGGGCCAGGGCACTTCTCTGCATCCTTCAGAGGGAGGCAGCCCTACCCACACCTGATCTCAGGCCTGCCTCCAGAACTGAGAACGTGTGTTGTTTTAAGAAAGTAAGTTTGCAGATGTTTGCTATGGTATTTCAAGGAAACAAATACGCCATTAATTTGATGGTTCCTATTGTACTTTGTAGATCTCTCTCCCCTTTGCTTCTGGTTAGAAGTGCTTCTTCACACTTTAATGTGCTAATCTGGCCTCTTGAAACCCAAAAACTATTGTTATTGGTAACTCAGATTATTTGGATCTACGATATTTTAGATATCCTGTTGTGGGCATGTCACGGTGCtgactgtggtggttttaatgttttgttttgttttgttagattattgtattttatgtgtatggagactttacttgcatgtatgtctgcacaccatgtGTGCCTCATGCTGGAGAAGCTCAGAGgagggccttggatcccctggagctggagttacaggtggctgtgaacctgggtcctctgtaagagcagcaagtgctcctaatcactgagcACCTCTCCAGGCCGGCTGTGGTAGTTTTAAAGTTGTGTCCATGGGTCTTCACCCttcctttccctgcctctgctggagTCTTGTCTCTAACAGACAGAGCACAGAGAAGGGACGTGTCACCTGGAGCTCCAGCTTCTCTGGGTCTCGTGAATCACTCCCCTAGGGAAACCATTGCCTAGCGAGCTCACTAAGCAGAGTGCTGTGTGCTGTGATAAGGCGCTGCAGTAGGTCAGTCACATTCTTCCACTCGGACAGCTCAAAAGAGGAAGCCCATGGTATCCTCAGTCCACAGACATCAGTCCAAAGGCTCAGCAGAAAGCGGTGTCCGCTGGGTGGGCTCACCTCTGGTCCTGCTCTGCCTCTGTCTAGTTCTCATATAAACCTCTCTGGAAAGAGCTTTGCTGCTTCTGAagcctgcttcctgctggagCCTGGGCCAGGCCTCAGAGCTGCCTCCAGGGGTAGAACGACCACAGGCTGTAGCGGCCTGACTTGTAGgtgcttcctgttttctcctgtgTGACCCCAGCTGACCACCTGCCCCATCCTTCACCACCCCCTCAAGTCAATGGTGTCCACATGGAAGAAGCTACACTTTGGAAGGAAGGTGACAATGTACCCTGGACTTTGCCCGGGGAGGAAGTCTGGGCCTAGGGCCATCTGCCCATCAGCTTCCACTTTCCCATCACTTACCTGCAAGAGTATGGGAGGAAGAGGCCGAGCCACTGTCAGTGTGAGCCCTGAAGTGACAGTGCACTTTCTTCTTTGCAGAAACAACTGCAGAAAGCTTGGTGGAGCGACAATTTTGGCTGCTCCATCTTTGGCTCTTCCATAGTGGTCGCTACTTGATGAGCTAAATGCAGAACTACATTGACCATAGCCATCACTACTGTCGAGTTGAGCTCAGTCTATGATGCTATTCTTATGTCAAGCTGCTAATGACATGCCTCACTCTTTCTAAACCCCTCGGCTGAGTGAGCCGTGGTTAGTTAGCACAGGCTGACTTGGAGAAGCCCTGTCTTCCAAACCACCTCACTTTGCTGGTTGGTTCCAAGAGCATAGTGCCATTTGCTCCCAAGGTCCCAGGCTGATGAAAAGGACAGCCACTCTATCTGCATATCCTTCCAACAAACATCAGCCAGGAGTCTGGTTGAAGTGTACCTACTCCTGACCCTCCCTCCCATCCACACGGTGCTGGCCATTCACTGCCTTTCCCCCCAGCTACTTGCCACAATATCCCCACTGCCTGCTGTGGTTTGGCACCTGATTCATGACCACCCCTCACTCTCAGTCCCGAAGTCACTCTGGGTGAATCACATGCTCGCGTGGCCAGCTGTTGGACACCCGGCCTCTGTACAGACAGGAGCTTCTGCATCCCCTGGACTACTCATCCCCAGTGACCTGACGGCTGccatcctgcctgccttcctggccCTCAATTCACGTCAACAGCTACTTTTCTCTGCTCATTTTCCCGTGCATCTGTTTGTTTTCCGTGGTCCTGTGTTGTGGTAATGCCCCCTCCCCTACTCCtagcttgttctgttttccttcttagCTCTTTTCCTGTCAGTTTGTGCCACATGCTCCATCACTCTGGGTGTCTTCTCTGACCTCAGAGTAGGTGACACCTCATTCTATAAAGCAGTCCGTTAGAACACTTGGCACACCCCTAACACCCTATTATGGAACAGACTGGTCTCAGCTTGAGATGGCACTGCACCCTGCCCAAGAAGCCCAGTAAGCCTTTCTGCACAGCCCTCCATGATGTGACCTCTGGAGCCAGGGGCTCACCAGAGACTTAGGGATCTGTAACACATCATGGCAAATGGAGCCAGATCAGTCAGTGCCGCACCGCCACCAAGAGCGCCTCTTGGAGCTAGCCACTCACTCGTTGCTGTGTTCACAAAGTCAACCTCTGATTGATTCTCCAGCTGCTAGCAAACCCGGATGGAAGGCACGAACTGGAGCACACGAGACTTGGGAGTGAGCTGCAATGAACTAGAATCAtatggaaaagaaactaaggagTCACTGGAAAGAATCTGGAAACTCTTCTCAAACTTAGGTGTAAAAACCACCAGTACAATGACTACTGTTCAGTCTATCAAGGAAGGGAGAAAGCCGGGGATGCTGCTCAGAAGAGTGAATGCGGGTGAGAGGCCCTGGGGTCCATCTCTGGCAtcacaagaaaggaaaacacacagatgTTCACAGAGAGGCTTCCAAGTCAGTTTAGATGGATATGGGGGAGAGGTGTTAAGGTTCACGGTGAACCACCATTTTTACCCCCCAAAAGCTGGTGCATGCTtatgatcctagcactggggaggctgaggcaggagaatccagaGTGAGGCTAGCATATCTAAAAACAAACTGGAAGGAGCCATTATGTTAAAATCCATGTACTGTTGGCAGCGTTAGATGATGACATGGCTGTTGAAAGGAGAGCATTCTACCTTGAATTGTGTCACAAGTAAAACATTTTGACtgttctttttatgtgtatatttacatgcaggcatgtgtgtgcaccacagatGTGCCAATGTCTTGGAAGCTCAgaagggtgtcaaatcccctaaAACCAGGGTTACAGTTtcgagctgccaggtgggtgctggggactgaacttgggtctactacaagagcagcaagtgcccttaactgctgagccatctctcttgccatttaaaacttaaaaatctagAGGCGGCACACATCAAAGTGAGCATGTGATCAGAGGAccacttacaggagtcagtttgTGCCTCCTATCATGTGAGTCCCTGAGACCTGACTCAATGGTTGCAGGCTTGCCTTTACCCCaccagccatctccagccctgattaTCAGCCACCCAATGCAATATGCTATCCTGGAACAGTAAAGGGGCTGGGAAAACAAAATCTGAGTAATACCTGTCTGTAGCAATATGCCAAACACAGCTTTTTTTGGTGGTTGCCTCTGGAGTCATACACCTACTGGACCATTCTCCCCACCACAACTTACACTTCAGTGCCtggtccaccccccaccccccatccttcCTGACCTTGCAAGTTGAGCTCATCCTCCAAGGCCAAGCTTATGAACCCATTGCTCTGGAAGCCTTCCTACACCACCCTGCCACGTTCTAAGGCAACTGTATCTGTTAAGAGCTTATAAGCTGGTACCTCAGGGAGTTCTAAGAAGGAACTATGCAGGTGGAGTTCTTCAGAAATCAACACCCCATGGAAAGGAACACATTGGGCAGTCAAAAGTTGGGCTGGGATGCAGTTCACTCAGCAGACATAAGAAATTGTCTAAGGTATTGGGGTTGTCCTTACAAGGCAGGGCCCTACAGACGAGTCACCCAGGAAAAGAGGGTGGTGGCCAGGACCACTGCTTAGAAATAGACGGTCGATCTCAGCAGCTGGGGACCCAGaccttcttttctgaagggagctGATGTCATCTAGATGTGCTATACAGTATGTCAACACTAGTCTCCACCACAGTGGAGGACggaaggcagaggctgtggacttaGGAACCAACCATCACCTGTCTAACTCAGGCCCCATAGAAGCCAGAGCTGAAAACTCCCTCTGCCCGTTTACCCATAGCTCCCAAAGCCCTAGGACCAATGTTCATCCCAACTAAGCACAGAACACCGAAGAAAGACTTCACTAATGTTTCTTAATAATTTTCTGGATTTATATCTTTTCAAGCAAACGAATACTTTTATTAACAtgtaagattttgtttttcaaacatggTAGGGGTTTTGACCTCAAATGCTTCTCAGGTCTGCTTCTCAATACACTTATAGCTTGACTACATATGAACCTTGAAGACGCCTCTTCTCCAAGTTTAGGGTCCACTGCAGACAGTTCCAAGTTCTCCTTCCCAGCCCACAAAGGGCTTTGCAGGGATCTTCATTTTATTCCCAGGATCTCCTCAAATAGATGGGGATAAAATACCAACTTGTACAGACTAACAAGACCTCATCTCCCATTCTGGGTTCCATTTCATTTAGAAATGAGTTAGGCTGTCCAAACTCACCAGACAGGTTACAATAGATAGTGgagcacataaaatttaaattttgcaCAAAATACATCTCTCCTCCTTTGGTCTCACACAGAAATTAAAGCCCCCCAATAGAAACAATACTATCCTCCGACCCTTCTCCCAGGTCATCAGTCCTAGCCATGGAAGGCCCATCCGCAGTCCCAGATGAAGTCTGGTCCCTTCTTCTGCCATTGCTGCATGGAGTGGTCTTCTAGAATCAATGCAGCTCCTTCAGAACTTCCAGAGCCGGTGAGCTCCAACTCGAGTCTCAAAGTGTCACAGGGACCCAAAGTTCCAGGGAGCTATCAGGCCACCCAAGAAAGAGCAAACCACCTCAAAATGCATGAACAACAACCAAAGCCCAGGAACGAACGTCATTCGACTGCCACAAGGGCTTACAATCTAGGCCCTAATTCCCGTATGTGAGCGCATTTTCCAAATCAAAGTTATTTCccccaaacaaacataaaaaaagaaccaCTGAATAATCAAAAACTCATATCGAGGTCGTCAACCGCAGACCGTAGCAGAAACGTAGTGTCAGTGAGAACAGAGTGAAGACAGAGGGtggggggaaagaaaaaagaaaagaaaaaagggaaaacaaaaggcTCTCTGGTTTCAGCTTCTCCAGGGTGTCATGTCAGCCAATCGCCATCACTCGACCAGAATCCATTGGCTGGAAACCTAAAGCACGGGCGGGAGAGATTCATCACCAGGATGTTAATCCCGCTGGACAGCACAGCCGACACCAGGGCCTCTcccggaggcggcggcggcggcctcacccagggcctcatgccttCCCGCACAATCTGGAATCTTCCACGGCCTCCCCACCGACAATCTGTTACAGCCCTTCCCCAGAGGGGCCTGGCTCACTCCCGAGGCGACAAGccagcctccccccccacccccccacagtCGCCCACGCCCCGCCGGGGACTCCCTCGCTTACCGCCGCGGCCCCGCTCACGACGACTCGCTCTTCTCTATCCGCCGCACCAGCTGCACCAGCATCTCGGCCATCTTCGCCATCTCCTGCGCCTTCTCCTCGGCCTTCTCCGCCCGGGGGCCGCGGGGCTCGGCGCCGCCCGCGCCCTGCAGGTGGTTGAGCGCGCTCTCCTCGGAGGCCTCCACCTGCGTCTTGATCTGGATCAGCATATTGTCCATCTCCCACAGCTTGCCCCGGTTGCGCGCGGGCGCGCGCCCGCGCTCCCGCGTCAGCGACGCGATGTCCTCGCGCATCTCGTGGATGACGGGCAGCAGAAACTGCTCGAAGTCCTCCTCGGGCTCCAGCACCTCCACCTCCTCGGGCTCCGCCAGCTCCACCGCGTCCAGGGGCCGCATCTCCGCCGCTCTGCGCGTCTGCGGGACACTCAGGCACCGAGCTCCGGCCGAGTCCTCAAAACTTCCGCCCGCTGCACAACTTTCCGCCGAGGAGACGCCACGGAGACTGGCGACCGCCGAGCAGACGAGCGGCGAACAAAATGGAGTCCCAACCGTCAACCAGAGCTCGGCGCCTTGCGACCCCTTTCACGACACCGCCGCGCCCCCTCTTTACGGTCGCGCGGCGAGCTGCCGGCGCGCGCACGTCCAGGGAAGGGGCGGGGCGAGCGCCCTCGCGGCCGCGCGCCTGCATCAGCCTTCCATCCTTCCAAGGTCCGTGGAGCGGTTCTGGATGTTGTCAAGAGCATGCGCCACCGTATCttattctaattttgtttatttttttgagacaggatctcacgctgtagccaaagctgtcctgggactcaattATGTGGCTAAAACTTTATGAACTTtgagcaatcctcttgcctcaacttcccagGTGAAAGGAagtaagaaggaaaagagaaagaaagagccagcCAGATGTGGATTAAGTCACTGGCTCCAACTGGCCCAGCAAACCAACGTTTATCAACCAATAATCATAAAGGGTTGTTTTCAACCTTAATGGTAGAGTTTAGGAAGTTACTTTCAACTTTtgtattttctgctttttctggGTCAAGGGCATGGAAGAGTACGTAATttgagattatagacatgcattAGCTTAGGCTGTGAAAGTTGATTACacagggaattcaaggccaggaaGGTCAGTTGttatattgttctc includes the following:
- the Mrfap1 gene encoding MORF4 family-associated protein 1 — encoded protein: MRPLDAVELAEPEEVEVLEPEEDFEQFLLPVIHEMREDIASLTRERGRAPARNRGKLWEMDNMLIQIKTQVEASEESALNHLQGAGGAEPRGPRAEKAEEKAQEMAKMAEMLVQLVRRIEKSESS